DNA sequence from the Actinacidiphila yeochonensis CN732 genome:
CCGCTGCCGACGCGCAGCGGGACCACGACGAGGTCGGCGGCCGTCAGGTAGGGCGTCATGCTCGCGACCGTGCCGGTGACCTCGACGTGCGGGCCGGCCAGCGCGGCGACCTCCGGGGCGGACCGGCCCGCCAGGACGACGGTCGCGTTCGGCACCCGCTCCCGGACCAGTGGCAGGACCTCGCGGACCATCCACTCGGCGGCGTCCGCGTTGGGCGCCCAGTCGAAGGAGCCCTGGAAGAGGATGACCGCGCCGCCGGTGCGCGGCCGCTCCGGCGGGCGGGTCGCGGGGTAGGTGTTCGGCACCACCGCCGTCCGCCCCGCGCCCATCCGGACGGCGTCCCCGGCGCCGGCGACCACGGCCAGGTCCGCCTCCCGCGCCACCCGCCGGTGGACGCGGCCCCACCAGGTGATCGAGCGGCGCGCCTGGAGCCGCTGCCACGGTGTCAGCGGCACGCCCCACACGCCCCGGCCGAGCCGTTCCCAGCGGCGGATCAGCACGTCCTCGAAGTCGTCCACGTCGACGACGGTGCGGCCGGTGAACCGTCCGCGCAGCGGCAGCCAGGTGCGTTCGCGGCTGAACCACACCAGGTCGTAGCGGGTGCCGGTCGCCCAGTCGGGCAGGACGGGCGGGAGCGTGCGGCGCTGGTGCCGGGCGTAGGCGGCGGACGGCCCGTGCCCGGCGATCTCCAGGAGGGCGCGCGCCCCCGTGTACGGCGGTACCGGGGCGAGCCCGGCGCGGGTGAAGCGGGCGGCCTCCTCCGGCGGCAGCGAGGCGTCCGGTGACGTGAGGAACAGCGCGTCCACCGGGCCCAGTTCGGCGAGGGCTCCGGTGACCACGTCCATCCGCTGGACGGCGCCCCCGGCCGGGCGGCGGGGCAGGATGTCGGCTACGAACAGTGAACGGATCATCGGTTTCCCTCCTACCGGCTGCCCGCGCCATCCGGCTGGGCGGCCTGCTCGGTACGGCTTCGCGGCCCGGCTCGTGACGCGGCGACCGTCTGCCAGGTGGCCAGCAGGGTGTAGGCCAGCCCAGCGGACCAGCCGATCACCACCGCCCACATGACGCCGTCGACCCCCCACGCGTGGGCCAGCGCGTAGGAGAGCGGCAGCATGACCACGCCCAGCGACATCACCGTGGAGACCAGCGGCACGACGGCGCGGGCGATGCCGTTGAACCAGCCGTGCAGCACGATCATCAGGGAGTAGCACAGGAAGAACGGTGCCGTGATGAGGATGTACCGCTCGGTCACCATGCGGGTCTGCGCGTTGCCGGAGAACAGCGCGGCGACCGGCCCGCGTCCGGCGAGCAGCAGCAGCGACACCGCCGCGGTGAGCGTGGTGCCCAGCCACACGGTGCGGCGGACCCCCTCGCGGACCCGGTCGGCCAGGCCGGCTCCGGTGTTCTGCGCGGTGAACACCATCAGCGCGCCGGACAGGCTGAGGAACAGCGCGGTGGTCAGCAGCTCCAGCCGGGTGACGACGGTCAGCGCCGCGACGGCCCCCGCGCCGAACGGCGCGATGATCCACACCAGCACCAGGATGCCGACGCCGGTCAGCAGGTACTGCAGGGCCATCGGGGCGCCGATCCGCAGGCCGCGCCGGACCTCGTCGCGCACGGTGGCGGCCGTCACGGCGACCGCCCCGGGCGGCCGCCGCCGCTGCTCGCGGACCAGGCGGACGAGGCCGGCCGCCGCCGCCACGGCGTTGGCGGCCGGCACGGCCAGCGCCGCGCCCTCGATGCCGAGCCGCCAGACGCCCACGAACAGCCAGGCGAACAGCGCGTTCAGCACGCTGGAGGTGATCAGCAGGACGGTGGAGCGGCGGGCGTCGCCGCGACCGTTCAGCACCGCGCACACCGCCCCCAGCGCGTAGATCGCGAGCATGCCGGAGCACAGCGTCACGACGAACGTACGGGCCTCGCCGGCCACCGCGCCGGTCACCCCGGTCAGCGCCAGCAGCGGCCCGGCGACCAGCACCGCGGCCACGGCGCAGAGCGCCGACCAGGCCGCGGTGCAGAACGCGAGCGCCAGCAGTGCGCTGGGATCGTCGCGCCGCCCGGCTCCGGCAAGGTGGCCGAGCCGTACCGAGAACGCGCCGGAGACGCCGGTGAACAGCGAGCTGAGGATCGTGTACAGCGGCTGCCCGGCGCCCATCGCCGCGAGCCCGGTGACACCCACGTACCGGCCGACGACCGCGCTGTCGATCAGCAGGTAGCCCTGCTGGAGCAGGGCGGCCAGGGCCAGCGGGGCCGCGATACCGACGATGCCCGTCAGCACCGGGCCCCGCGTGAGGTCCGGCACGTCAGTTCCCGGGCGTGGCGAGCAGCTCGTCGAGCCACGCGTCGTCGTCGCCCAGTTCGTCGGTGCCGGCAGCGCCGTCCGCGCCGTCCGCGTCGTACTTCTTCTCGATGAGCCGGGCGAGCGCGGTCACGGTCCGCTCGGCCAGCAGGTCGAAGGTGTCGAACTGCTGGCCCAGGCAGGCGGAGATGCTGTTTCCGACGGTCAGCGCCATGATCGAGTCGCCGCCCAGGTCCCGGAAGTCGGCGTCCACGTCGATCGTCGGGTGGCCGAGGGCGTACGCGATGCAGCGCGCCACCAGCCGTTCCCGTTCGGTGTAGTCGCCGTCCGACCGCCCGGTGAGCACCACCTCGGTGGACTCGACGGTCTCGCGCACCCGGGCGATGTTGTGCTTGTTCCGCTCCGCGAGCGCCGCCATCCCCGCGTCGATCTTGGCCGCGAGGTCCGGGGTGAGGGCGAGGGTGTACGTCGGCAGGATGCTCATCAGCTCGTTGCCGTAGTTGATCCCGCCGGCGAAGAAGCCCGACCGGTCGCCGCGCAGCGCCGCGTCGATCAGGCCGAGGCCGGTGCGGGTGCGCAGCGACAGGAAGGCCATGTCCTCGTGGGTGCCGGTGGCCAGCGCCATGCCGACCTCCCGCCAGGACACCCAGTTGACGCTGACCACGCGGTGCTCCGGCGTGTTGAGGGTGCGGGCCAGGTGGTCCACGTAGCTGTTCGCCGCCGCGTAGTCCGCCTGCCCGAGCGACGGGAAGACCGACGCCACCGAGGACATGTGCAGGACGAAGTCGGGCCGGTCGTCCCGGGTGAGGTGGTGCAGCAGGAACGCGCCGTGCAGCTTCGGCCGGACGATGTAGGCGGCTCGGGCGATCTCCTGGTGCGCGACGAGGTTCTCGCCGGGCACGCCGGCGGAGTGCACGATGCCGTCCACCCGGCCGTGCGCTGCGCGGATACCGGCCAGCACCGCCGCCAGGTCGTCCTCGTCGGCGACGTCGGCGGCCACCGGGTGCACGGTGGCGCCGAGCGCCGCGATCTCGCGGACCGCCGTGACCCGCGCGGCGGCCGGGTGCTGCGGGTCGGCGGCGACCGCGTCCCACTCGGCCTCGGGCGGCAGCGCGGTGCGGCCGAGCAGGTAGAGGTGGATGCCGGGGGTGCGGGCGGCGAAGTGCCGGGCCGTCTCCAGGCCGATGCCGCCGAGACCGCCGGTGATCAGGTAGGCGCCGCCGGGCCGCAGGTACTCGTCACGGACCGCCGGGACCTCGGCCAGCTCGGCGAAGGTCTCCTGGTACTTGTCCCTGCCGCGCAGCGCGTACACGCCGCTCTGCGAGGCGAGGACCTCCTCCCGCAGCAGCTCGGCCGGCACCGCGTCGTCGACGTCGAGCAGCCGGACGGTCGTGTACGGGTACTCCCGGGCGACCGCCTTGGCCAGTCCGGCGAGCGAGGCGTTTTCGACGACCACGCCGGACTCGCCGGGCACGACCGCCAGCGCCCGCCGGGTCAGCACCACGAGGTCGAGCGCCGCGCCCGCGTGCATCAGCGCCTTCGCCAGCCGGAAGAGGCCGATCAGGTGCTCGTCGACGCGCCGCTCCAGCTCCGCGGCGTCGGCGGCCGGGGCGTCCTCGAAGGCGGGCGCGTAGACCAGGTGGGTGTACTCCTCGTCGACGAGCTCCTCCGCGAGCTCCTCGGCGAGCCGGTCCTGGTCGGGGCCGGCGCCGTCAGGGGTGCGCAGCACCGCGTCCGGCGGCAGGGCGGCGGCCACGGCGGCCGACGAGGCCGGGCCCACCAGCGCCATGACCTTGGCCGGTGCCTCGCCGAAGGCCGCGAGCGGGGCCGGCGTGAACCGCACCTCGTGGGTCAGCGGGTGCTCGACCCGCGGCGCGGCCAGCGCGAACCGGTCGCGCCAGCTCTCGGGGAAGTCGATCCAGGCGCGGGTCTCGTCGAACTCGTACGGCGGCAGGTGCACGGTCCTCGGCCGGTGGTCGCCGTGGTCGCCGTACAGCGCGCCCAGGTCGAGCGGGGAGCCGCCGACCCAGTCGCGGGCGGCCTCGGTGCCGGCGGCGTCCGGCACCTCGCCGGCCTCGGTCGCCGCGAGCGCCGCCCGCAGCCCGGCCAGGTCGGCCACGGAGTAGGCGAGCCGGTGCTCGTGTCCGGCGCGGGAGATGTTCGACGTCCAGCACACGTCGCGGATGCTCCCGGTGATCCGGCCGCCGTCGATCGCCTCGCGGTAGGCGGTGACCAGCCGGCCGAGCGACGCGGGGGTCCGCGCGCTGAGCGTGAACAGCCAGGGCTTCCGGCCCACCCCGGCCGGCGCCGCTTCCGGTGCCGGTTGCGAATCCGTGCCCGCTGCCGGTTCCGTCGCCGGCTCCGGGACGAACTCCTCCAGTACGACGTGGGCGTTGGTCCCGCCGAGGCCGAACGCGCTGACCCCGGCGCGGCGGGGGCTGTCCCCCTCCGGCCACTCGCGCGCCTCCAGCGGCACGTACACCGGGCCGTTCTCCAGGTCGAGCGCCGGGTTCGGCCGCTCGTAGTTGGCCAGCGGCGGGATCACGCCGTGCCGCAGCGCGAGCGCGGCCTTGATCACGCCCATCACGCCCGAACCCTCGAAGAGGTGGCCGATGTTGGCCTTCACCGTGCCGACCGCGCAGAACCGCCGGTCGTCGGTCCGGGCGGCGAACGCCCGCCGCAGCCCCTCGAACTCGATCGGGTCGCCGACCTTGGTGGCGGTGCCGTGCACCTCGAAGTAGCCGATGGTGCGGGGGTCGACGTCCGCGTTCCGCCACGCGGCCTCCAGCAGCTCCGCCTGGGACTGCGAGTCCGGCGCGGTCATCATCTCGGACCGGCCGTCGTGGTTGACCGCGCTGCCCTTGACGACGGCGTAGACCTGGTCGCCGTCGGCCAGCGCCCGGTCCAGCCGCTTGAGCACGACCGCCCCGGAGCCCTCGCCGAAGCCGGTGCCGTCCGCGCTCTCGTCGAACGTACGGGTCACGCCGTCGGACGACTCGATGCCGATCCGGGTGTGCGGGTGCTGCAGCGGCGCCAGCACCACCCGGGTGCCGGCCACCACGGCCATCTCGCAGTCGCCCAGCAGCAGCGCGGACCTGGCCTGGTGCAGCGCCAGCAGCGAGGCCGAGCAGGCGCTGTCGACCACCATGCTGGGGCCGTGCAGGTCGAACAGGTACGACACCCGGTTGGCCAGCATGGTGACGATGTTGCCGGTGATGCCCAGCTGCGCCAGCGCGGGATCGACGCGGCAGAAGTACTCCATGTACGACACGCCGGGGTTGCCGGCGTAGCCGATGTAGACGCCGGTGCGGCTGCCGGCCAGCCGGTCGCCGGTGTATCCGGCGTCCTCCAGGGCGCGGTACATCGTGCGCAGCACCAGCCGCTGGTGCGGGTCGGTGACGGCGGCCTGCTTCGGGGTCATACCGAAGAACGCGTGGTCGAACTGGTCCACCCGGTCCAGGAAGCTGCCGTTGTGGAAGGTGAGGCTGCCCTCGGTGTCCGGCACCAGTGCCGCGTCCTGGTAGTACCGCAGGTACTCCTCGATGTCCTCGCGCCGCCGCGCCGGGAACGGCCGGGTGAGGCTGCGGCCGGTGCGCACGACGTCCCAGAACGCGTGCTGGTCGGGGGCGTCCGGCACTTCGACGGACAGTCCGACGATGGCGATGTCCGTGGTCATATGAGCTCCTCCGTGGGCTGTGCCGCGATCCGTGCGATAAAGGCGGTGAGGGTGGTGCCGTTGACCTCGTCGAACCGGTCGACGCCGGCCGCGCGCAGGGACCGGACCGTGCGCACCCACTCCACCGGGCTGGAGATCTGCCTGCTGAGCAGCGTGACCGCCTGGTCCGCGGCGAACTCCGCGCCGGTGACGCTGGACATCACCGGTGTGTGTCCGGCGCGGAACTCGTACTCGCGCAGGACCTTCGTGAACGCCCGCCCGGCCGAGGCCATCAGGGGGGTGTGGAACGGGCCGCTGACGGCCACCGGCAGTACCCGGGCGCCCGCGGTGCGCAGCGCCTTGACCGACAGCGCCAGCTGCGGCCGGTCGCCGGCCACCGTCACCTGCTGGTCGCTGTTGCGGTTGGCGATGTGCACCAGGTTGACCCCGGCGCCGCGCAGCGTCGCCTCGATCCGCTCCGGGCTCAGCCCGACCACCGCGGCCATCGCGCCGCCGGTGACGCCGGCCATCAGCTCGGCGCGGCGCCTGACCAGCGCCAGGCCGTCCATCAGGTCGAGGACTCCGGCGGCCACCAGCGCGTTGAACTCGCCCAGGCTGTGCCCGGCGACGTAGTCGTACGCGCGGCCCTCGCGTTCGAGGTCCATCCAGGACAGCGCGTTGACGAGGAAGACGGCCGGCTGGGCGTAGCGGGTGTCCGCGAGCCGGTTGCCGGGGTCGTCGAGGCACAGCCGCGCCACGGGGAAGCCGAGCAGTTCGGAGGCGGCCGCGGTCTCCCGGGGGTACCGCTCGAACAGCTCCTCTCCCATGCCCTTGCGCTGTACGCCCTGGCCGGGGAAGACCAGACAGTGCATTTCGTACACGCTCCTTACTGAGCCTTGCTCAAAGCCGGTGGCTGCTCATGGGGTTGGCCGCTGAGGCGCTTGGCCGCCCACGGTGTCGGCCGCCCACGTTCGTGGCCGCTCACGCTGTCGGCCGCTCACGCTCGTGGCCGCTCACGCTGTCGGCGCCGGGATGCTGCGGTAGCGCAGGCCGCTGTCGGTGCCGCGCAGGCTCTCCCGGGTGAACACCCGGGCCGACGGGCCCGGCCCGAAGTCGACGACCTGGTCGGGCCGGCAGTCCTGGACCGCGGCGTGCACCGTGCGGGGCCAGTCCAGTGGGCGGCACACCCCGTAGGCCATGACGTCGGGCAGCAGGTCACCGCGGTGCTGGAGGTTGACCGGCGCGTCGGCGACGTACACCGGCACGGCCAGCCGGTCGCCGGTGAGCGGGGAGGTCAGGAAGTGCCGGTCCTCCAGCGCCGCCTGGACCGCCGGCTCCAGCAGCGGCGTGTGGAACGGCGCGGTGCTGCGCAGGTAGGCCCACTGCGCCCCGGGCTCGGCCAGCCGCCGTCCGAGGCCCGCCCGGAGATCGGCGAGGTCGGCCGGGTCCCCGGCCAGTACGTGCGAGCGGCCGGAGTTGGCGAGGGCCAGGTGCACCGGCGAGCCCGCCACCAGATCGCGCAGCTCCTCGGCCGGGATGCCCATCACCGCCGCCATCGGTGTGGCGGCGCCGGTGCGCCGCGGGGTCAGCTGGTGGCAGCGGATCAGCGCCAGCGCGGTCATCGCGATGATGCCGTGGCAGAACGCGACGTACTGGCGGCGGTTGGTCAGCCGCATACCGGCGACCATCGCGCCGATCAGGCCCAGGCTGTGGCCGATGGCGGCCACCGGCGCGGGCCGGTCGCCGTCCGGGCCGCCGACGGCCGGGGCACCGATGGCCGGTTGCAGCAGGCACAGCTGGTAGATGTGGGCGAACAGGCCGTCCACGATGGAGTTCTCCAGGGCGCCGGGTTCCGGCGGGTCGCCGCGCAGCCAGGCGGTCAGCGGGATGCCACCGGGCAGCTCCCGGCGGTAGGCGTCCGGGCCGACGTGGTCGAGCACGCTCGTGACCGCGTCGGCCGCGGCGGTGAAGTAGCGCGCGTTCTCGGGCCGCGCGTAGAGGGCTCGCAGTTCGGCCAGCGGCGGGCCGTGCACGCCCGCCAGGCCGCTGAACAGGTACAGGTGTCGCACCGACTCTTCTCCGTGAGGTCGCGTCCGCCGGCCGTTCTCCGTGGGCCCGCGGAGTCTGGGGGAGTCGTGGGGGGTTGGTCCTACTGCGCGTCGGCGGGGGCCGGCAGGAGCCGTGGGAGGCCGGCCGCCTCGTCGACGAGGAGCCGCGCCGCCTGCTGTTCGAGCTGGCGCAGGTGTGCGAGGGCGCGGCGGACGCGGTCCGCGGGCAGGCCGGGCAGCCCGGCCTGGAAGGCGGTGACCCGGTCCGACAGCACCGTGGCCAGCCGCGCGATCCGGGCGTAGGCATCGCGAACCGGCTCACCGTGCGCGGTGTGCGCCAGGAAGCGGCAGAACAGTGTCCGTGAACCGGCCAGCAGCGCGAGGCTGTTGACGGCGGGCGCACGGTACGGGACGGTGCCCGACGCGCGCTCGACGACGAGGTTGTCGCCGATGACGTCGTAGAGCTCGAAGCCGTCGCGGAACCCGGCCAGGAACGTGCGGTAGGCCGCCTCGAAGCCGTCCCGGTCGGGGTCGGAGACCTGCCGGACGGTGGCGCAGCCGGTGAACCAGCGTTCCGGCTCCCTGGCGTAGCCCTCGCGCAGGACGTCCCACCCCACCGACAGGGGGAAGTACTCGTGGTCGTCCGCGGTGTTGTCGACCAGCAGCACCTCGGTGCTGCTCGCCCCGCAGACGAGGAAGGAATGCAGCAGCCGGAACTCCTCGGGGACGGTGCCCGACCGGCGCATGAACTCCACCCAGTACGGGAGGTGGTAGCGGGGCGCGTAGAAGAACACCGGTAGTCCCGCGGCGAGGAAATCAGCCAGCCCGGATTCGAAGAGGCTCAGGTCCACGTCCCCGGCGGAGAGCACCTCGAACCCGAGCAGGCGCAGGTCGCCGTCGGTCACGTACGGGGTTTCGAAAGCCCAGCGATCCTTGCCATGCAGGTAGCAGTGGCGGTGGATGGCCGAGGTGGACCCCAGCGCCCTGTACATCAGCAGGTCGGACCAGGGGGTGATGCCGCCGACGTACGCCAGGAGCTGCGTCTTGCGGCAGTGCAGGTGGTTGTTCGGATCGCGGGTGCGTATGTTCTCCACACCCGGCAGCGTGATCATCCGGTCGGCGGACAGCAGCGGGTCTCTCCGTTCAGCGACATCTCGGTGGCGAATGGGGTGGTGAATTCCGGGTCGAGTACGCGGGGAAGGATGGAGAGGAAGAAAGGTGGAAACGCGGAAAGGGAGGGGAGGGAGA
Encoded proteins:
- a CDS encoding glycosyltransferase, producing MIRSLFVADILPRRPAGGAVQRMDVVTGALAELGPVDALFLTSPDASLPPEEAARFTRAGLAPVPPYTGARALLEIAGHGPSAAYARHQRRTLPPVLPDWATGTRYDLVWFSRERTWLPLRGRFTGRTVVDVDDFEDVLIRRWERLGRGVWGVPLTPWQRLQARRSITWWGRVHRRVAREADLAVVAGAGDAVRMGAGRTAVVPNTYPATRPPERPRTGGAVILFQGSFDWAPNADAAEWMVREVLPLVRERVPNATVVLAGRSAPEVAALAGPHVEVTGTVASMTPYLTAADLVVVPLRVGSGTRVKILEAFAHGVPVVSTTIGAEGLDVVPGEHLAVADTADGLARHCADLLTDRARRDATTAAARRFHLGRHLPEHAAALVRQAARQAVAGEPVGTAEGVAAMR
- a CDS encoding MATE family efflux transporter, with amino-acid sequence MPDLTRGPVLTGIVGIAAPLALAALLQQGYLLIDSAVVGRYVGVTGLAAMGAGQPLYTILSSLFTGVSGAFSVRLGHLAGAGRRDDPSALLALAFCTAAWSALCAVAAVLVAGPLLALTGVTGAVAGEARTFVVTLCSGMLAIYALGAVCAVLNGRGDARRSTVLLITSSVLNALFAWLFVGVWRLGIEGAALAVPAANAVAAAAGLVRLVREQRRRPPGAVAVTAATVRDEVRRGLRIGAPMALQYLLTGVGILVLVWIIAPFGAGAVAALTVVTRLELLTTALFLSLSGALMVFTAQNTGAGLADRVREGVRRTVWLGTTLTAAVSLLLLAGRGPVAALFSGNAQTRMVTERYILITAPFFLCYSLMIVLHGWFNGIARAVVPLVSTVMSLGVVMLPLSYALAHAWGVDGVMWAVVIGWSAGLAYTLLATWQTVAASRAGPRSRTEQAAQPDGAGSR
- a CDS encoding type I polyketide synthase, giving the protein MTTDIAIVGLSVEVPDAPDQHAFWDVVRTGRSLTRPFPARRREDIEEYLRYYQDAALVPDTEGSLTFHNGSFLDRVDQFDHAFFGMTPKQAAVTDPHQRLVLRTMYRALEDAGYTGDRLAGSRTGVYIGYAGNPGVSYMEYFCRVDPALAQLGITGNIVTMLANRVSYLFDLHGPSMVVDSACSASLLALHQARSALLLGDCEMAVVAGTRVVLAPLQHPHTRIGIESSDGVTRTFDESADGTGFGEGSGAVVLKRLDRALADGDQVYAVVKGSAVNHDGRSEMMTAPDSQSQAELLEAAWRNADVDPRTIGYFEVHGTATKVGDPIEFEGLRRAFAARTDDRRFCAVGTVKANIGHLFEGSGVMGVIKAALALRHGVIPPLANYERPNPALDLENGPVYVPLEAREWPEGDSPRRAGVSAFGLGGTNAHVVLEEFVPEPATEPAAGTDSQPAPEAAPAGVGRKPWLFTLSARTPASLGRLVTAYREAIDGGRITGSIRDVCWTSNISRAGHEHRLAYSVADLAGLRAALAATEAGEVPDAAGTEAARDWVGGSPLDLGALYGDHGDHRPRTVHLPPYEFDETRAWIDFPESWRDRFALAAPRVEHPLTHEVRFTPAPLAAFGEAPAKVMALVGPASSAAVAAALPPDAVLRTPDGAGPDQDRLAEELAEELVDEEYTHLVYAPAFEDAPAADAAELERRVDEHLIGLFRLAKALMHAGAALDLVVLTRRALAVVPGESGVVVENASLAGLAKAVAREYPYTTVRLLDVDDAVPAELLREEVLASQSGVYALRGRDKYQETFAELAEVPAVRDEYLRPGGAYLITGGLGGIGLETARHFAARTPGIHLYLLGRTALPPEAEWDAVAADPQHPAAARVTAVREIAALGATVHPVAADVADEDDLAAVLAGIRAAHGRVDGIVHSAGVPGENLVAHQEIARAAYIVRPKLHGAFLLHHLTRDDRPDFVLHMSSVASVFPSLGQADYAAANSYVDHLARTLNTPEHRVVSVNWVSWREVGMALATGTHEDMAFLSLRTRTGLGLIDAALRGDRSGFFAGGINYGNELMSILPTYTLALTPDLAAKIDAGMAALAERNKHNIARVRETVESTEVVLTGRSDGDYTERERLVARCIAYALGHPTIDVDADFRDLGGDSIMALTVGNSISACLGQQFDTFDLLAERTVTALARLIEKKYDADGADGAAGTDELGDDDAWLDELLATPGN
- a CDS encoding ACP S-malonyltransferase, with amino-acid sequence MHCLVFPGQGVQRKGMGEELFERYPRETAAASELLGFPVARLCLDDPGNRLADTRYAQPAVFLVNALSWMDLEREGRAYDYVAGHSLGEFNALVAAGVLDLMDGLALVRRRAELMAGVTGGAMAAVVGLSPERIEATLRGAGVNLVHIANRNSDQQVTVAGDRPQLALSVKALRTAGARVLPVAVSGPFHTPLMASAGRAFTKVLREYEFRAGHTPVMSSVTGAEFAADQAVTLLSRQISSPVEWVRTVRSLRAAGVDRFDEVNGTTLTAFIARIAAQPTEELI
- a CDS encoding ACP S-malonyltransferase, with the protein product MRHLYLFSGLAGVHGPPLAELRALYARPENARYFTAAADAVTSVLDHVGPDAYRRELPGGIPLTAWLRGDPPEPGALENSIVDGLFAHIYQLCLLQPAIGAPAVGGPDGDRPAPVAAIGHSLGLIGAMVAGMRLTNRRQYVAFCHGIIAMTALALIRCHQLTPRRTGAATPMAAVMGIPAEELRDLVAGSPVHLALANSGRSHVLAGDPADLADLRAGLGRRLAEPGAQWAYLRSTAPFHTPLLEPAVQAALEDRHFLTSPLTGDRLAVPVYVADAPVNLQHRGDLLPDVMAYGVCRPLDWPRTVHAAVQDCRPDQVVDFGPGPSARVFTRESLRGTDSGLRYRSIPAPTA